A single region of the Fimbriimonadaceae bacterium genome encodes:
- a CDS encoding shikimate kinase yields MARCWILIGMMGSGKSSVGRQLAEISGRPFEDTDMLLERRFGRTVSQIFKVYGEEAFRGHETSVLKSLTPQDCVLATGGGIVMRDANWDEMRRLGTVIYLRADLSRLTNRLEQSKRKRPLLMVEDWEGKLSDLIDQRAHLYEKADIVFDTEDSPVFEVAAKIKLLIEEYEQRLEHA; encoded by the coding sequence ATGGCGCGGTGTTGGATACTAATCGGCATGATGGGAAGCGGAAAGAGCTCCGTAGGCAGGCAACTTGCTGAGATATCGGGCCGCCCGTTTGAAGATACCGACATGTTGCTGGAAAGACGCTTTGGAAGAACCGTTTCCCAAATTTTCAAGGTCTACGGTGAGGAGGCCTTCCGCGGACACGAGACGAGCGTCCTCAAATCCCTGACTCCGCAGGACTGTGTCCTCGCTACCGGTGGGGGAATTGTGATGCGAGATGCGAACTGGGACGAGATGCGACGTCTTGGCACTGTCATCTACCTCCGCGCCGACCTTAGCAGACTTACGAACCGTCTCGAACAAAGTAAACGCAAGCGACCATTACTCATGGTCGAAGACTGGGAAGGGAAGCTTAGCGACCTCATCGATCAACGCGCCCACCTCTACGAAAAGGCCGACATTGTCTTCGACACCGAAGACTCACCCGTCTTTGAGGTCGCTGCTAAAATTAAGCTCTTGATAGAGGAGTACGAACAGAGGCTTGAACATGCTTAG
- a CDS encoding type II and III secretion system protein: MITGNRPGTFARSGDPIFLNYATGNITSRMRALLQTGTGKVVQAPVIRTLNNQPASIQQQVQTSLFINQVISVGNGQVINAPQLVQFTITTGLAVAPRINEDGTVTCFINVPVQDFGQIRRGPDGQEVPDILSQTIAVVARVRSGETIALGGLTRKSDTGSESRFPILADLPIVGQFFRSKSQDKNHTELIIFVTPTVLEDDFGPGFP; the protein is encoded by the coding sequence ATGATCACGGGTAACCGCCCGGGAACATTCGCTCGCTCAGGCGATCCGATCTTCTTGAACTATGCTACGGGCAACATCACTTCGCGAATGCGAGCGCTGTTGCAAACAGGCACAGGTAAGGTTGTCCAAGCTCCGGTTATCCGAACGCTCAACAACCAGCCCGCCTCCATCCAGCAGCAGGTTCAGACGAGCCTCTTCATCAACCAGGTGATCAGCGTCGGTAACGGCCAGGTCATCAACGCTCCTCAGCTAGTCCAGTTCACGATTACTACGGGTCTGGCAGTTGCGCCGCGTATCAATGAAGACGGCACCGTCACTTGTTTCATCAACGTACCGGTTCAGGACTTCGGCCAGATTCGCCGAGGCCCAGACGGTCAGGAAGTTCCAGACATCCTATCGCAAACCATCGCTGTTGTAGCGCGCGTTCGCAGCGGCGAGACGATTGCATTGGGTGGTCTGACACGTAAGTCGGATACGGGTTCAGAATCCCGATTCCCGATCCTTGCTGACCTTCCGATCGTCGGGCAGTTCTTCCGGTCAAAGTCTCAGGACAAGAACCATACCGAGCTCATCATCTTTGTGACTCCGACTGTTCTTGAGGACGACTTCGGTCCCGGGTTCCCGTAG